The proteins below come from a single Mus musculus strain C57BL/6J chromosome 5, GRCm38.p6 C57BL/6J genomic window:
- the Pvrig gene encoding poliovirus receptor related immunoglobulin domain containing precursor, which yields MRTGNTQAAHATNMGQMQTLVLFSTLLTLCVSEASPEVWVQVQMEATNLSSFSVHCGVLGYSLISLVTVSCEGFVDAGRTKLAVLHPEFGTQQWAPARQAHWETPNSVSVTLTMGQSKARSSLANTTFCCEFVTFPHGSRVACRDLHRSDPGLSAPTPALNLQADLVRILGTSGVFLFGFIFILCLRWQQRHWCLSKSQPSLTSTQAQVETQDYPSSTQCLDVGLCISF from the exons ATGAGAACAGGCAACACACAGGCTGCCCATGCAACAAATATGGGCCAGATGCAGACCCTGGTTCTATTCTCAACATTGCTGACCCTCTGTGTCTCTGAAG CAAGCCCTGAGGTGTGGGTGCAAGTCCAGATGGAGGCCACCAACCTCTCGTCTTTCTCAGTTCACTGTGGGGTCTTAGGATATAGCCTCATCTCCCTGGTAACAGTGAGCTGTGAAGGATTTGTTGACGCTGGAAGGACCAAACTAGCTGTGTTACATCCAGAATTTGGTACCCAGCAGTGGGCTCCTGCCAGGCAGGCCCACTGGGAAACCCCAAACAGCGTCTCTGTCACTCTGACCATGGGACAATCCAAAGCAAGAAGCTCTCTAGCCAACACCACATTCTGCTGCGAGTTTGTTACCTTTCCTCATGGTTCCAGGGTTGCCTGTAGAGACCTGCATAGATCAGATCCAG GACTCTCTGCCCCAACTCCAGCCCTCAATCTTCAAGCAGACCTGGTGAGGATCTTGGGAACCTCAGGAGTTTTCCTGTTTGGTTTCATCTTTATACTATGTCTCCGGTGGCAGCAGAGGCATTG GTGTTTGAGTAAATCTCAGCCATCTCTCACTAGCACCCAGGCACAGGTGGAGACTCAG gattacCCAAGTTCCACTCAATGTTTggatgtgggtctctgcatcagcttctaa